The window GAAGAATATTAGAGGGGATCATGTTCAACAATATGCTAAGTTGTGGAATTATGTTAATGAGTTTAGAAAGCAATGCCTGATTCTACTATTGATGTTGTTGTAGAAGCTCGGGAAATTGGTTTGGATGGTCCTAGGTTCAAGAGAATTTATGTATGTTTAGGGCCAATTAGAAAGGGTTTAAAAATAGGATGCAGGCCAATCATTGGCCTTGATGGATGTCATCTAAAAAGACCTTATGGAGGACAACTTTTGACAGCTGTTGGTTGTGATTCTAATGATGGAATGTACCCTATAAGTTGGGCAATTGTGGAGGCTGAAAACACAGACAGTTGGAACTGTTTCTTAAATCTATTATCTGTAGATGTTGGCATTGTTAATTCAGCTAACTGGACTTTCATTTCTGATAGGAAAAAGGTATATTGCATGACACCACCTTTTATAACTATACATGCCTATCTTACATGCCATAACTATGTGTATCTGTGATCCATGCAGGGTTTGATCAATGCATTAAATGCTGTGGTGCCTAACTCTGAATACAGATTTTCTGTTATGCACCTTTAAAGAAACATTGTCAAAGAGCACAAAGGCATAATTCTAAAAAAACTTTTATGGCTTGCTGCAAGGGCTACTACAAAGTATATGATGAGTTGAAGAAGGTATTTTTAAACTTAATTTTATgcataaatttgtaatatttatgcatttatttgtaatatttacgcatatatttgtaatatttatgtcCTACATTCAACTGTCAAAGAAGTGTTACAACTGGTTGATGGAAAAGCCCAAATCACAATGGACTAGGAGTGCTTTTAGGATCTTTTCATTATCTGATATGTTTGTTAATAACCACCTGTGAGGTATTCAATAATAGTATTGGACAATTTAGGGACTACATAAAAGTGCAATTGTAAGAATTCAAACAAGGAGGGATAAAATGCTAAAATCTTACTCCCACAACCCAATTATTAATCTCTGCAAGAGCAATGTCCTACATTGGAGGCTGCATGGTACAATGGTCAGTGAAGTCAACCTATCTAGTTACTATGACTGATGGTGGACATGAGATGGTTGTGGACCTGGATAAACATACTTGTGCCTCCAGAAAATACCAACTCACTGGACTACCTTGCTACCATGCATGTGCATGTATTAAGTGGAGGAACTTGAATTTGTCTGACCATATCCATAAGAAATATACTATAGCCATGTTCCTGTCATGCTATTCTCACACAATTGAACCAATCAACAGTGAGCAGTTTTGGGAAGAAACTGGTGCAGCTCCAATTTTACCTCCGATAGTTAAGATAGCTCCAGGCAGACCAAAGAAAAAAAGGGACTGCAGAAATGATGTTAAAGCAGATAATCCCAATGCAACAAAGCTGGTTAGGAGGAAGACTACGTTGAAATGCACCAACTCTGGAGAAGAAAAACACAATGCTAGGAGTTGTAAAGCTAgggtaatttaattaattcaattgcATTTTTTTATTGAGATGCTTTTGGTTTTTATGATCTATacttatttaatttgaaatttgttaTTTAGAAATTGGAGAAGGATAAAGAAAGGACTGAAGTAGGTGGTGGTGCATCTAAGAGACCATCCAAGAAGAGTAATGCTGCCTCAAAAGGCACAAATGATTAGGATCAGGGGACAGATGCTACAAGTCAACACAGAAGGCCAACACTAAAAACAAAAGTATGGTGGGAGTCATTGAAGAAGCTGAGACTCAGGGTGGTATTTTCACATCTTACTCTCAGCCAGTTCTAATGTCGCACACACCTCTAGGGGTGCAACCTACCAGATTTAGTACAAAAGAAAATCACAACACAAATTTGAAGAATTTGGAAGCAGCAGCTGAGGCAAGGAAAAAGAATTTAGGAAAGCGGCCTGAATGGAATCTTTAATGTATTTTGGAACACTAATTTTTTGAGCCTATCTATTTTTTTGCATCCACTAAATGAATGAGAATTATGTTACATGTGTAACATTTGTGAAAAATTGTTATTTCTGTAACATACATTGCTAATATTAACTAATAACCTGACAGGCTGCTATATTAACCAGTAGAGGTTTAGTCCACTGTCATGGGAAATGACATTTATTGTAAAACTCTTTTGACTGTAATGAAGTTTTAATGGAGGTAGTTGTTGATGTGATTGGCTGTTCAAACCTTGGGAAAGCTTTCATTTACACCTTCTTTTGTTTTCTCTGGCTATAAATTGAGGTGTAGTCTTTGTTGTTCTTGCATACAACACTAATATTCACAGTTTTTAGGTCTTTGTTTTACTAGCTTTTGCAATTACCATGTCTACATGGAGCAAGCCACAAAGTGGTTCTGTGAAGATCAATGTGAAGGGTCTGTTTGTTAGGTCTGAAATGAGGTCTGCAATTGCTTGTATCATAGAAGATGATAAAGGAAACTGGATCAAGGGCTGCCAAAGCATGATTGGATTGGCAGTGCCAACCACTGCTGAGTTGTGGTCGATCTGGTATGGCTTGAGGTTGGCTTGGGAAAAGGGTGAAGAGTCTATGAATCTTGAATGTGAGTGTGCAGAGGCTGTGGATCAGGTGCTCCATCCTGATGAGAACAATGAAATGTTTGATCTGATTGTTCTCATCAGGCAGATCATGGCTGAAGCTTGGGACCTGTGTGACATTGTTCACATCCCTGACTCTGCAAACTTGCCAGCTGCTGCTCTAGCAAGCCGTGCAATCCAGGGTTCTAGTGGCCTTGAGGATCTCTTGGAGCCACCAAGCTATGTTCGTAGGCTCTTGCATGCAGACAAGATGGCCTGATTGGGAAGGGGGTTGTGGTTTTAGTAGTTTGTTGTTTAAGTTTGTTG of the Daucus carota subsp. sativus chromosome 4, DH1 v3.0, whole genome shotgun sequence genome contains:
- the LOC108203407 gene encoding uncharacterized protein LOC108203407; the encoded protein is MTDGGHEMVVDLDKHTCASRKYQLTGLPCYHACACIKWRNLNLSDHIHKKYTIAMFLSCYSHTIEPINSEQFWEETGAAPILPPIVKIAPGRPKKKRDCRNDVKADNPNATKLVRRKTTLKCTNSGEEKHNARSCKARKLEKDKERTEVGGGASKRPSKKSNAASKGTND